From one Polynucleobacter sp. UK-FUSCHL-C3 genomic stretch:
- a CDS encoding MotA/TolQ/ExbB proton channel family protein translates to MYSILLAAGWPIWPLLAISILGLAILIERAWYLRKKHIIRKETIELAFNANARDATNSEFLSDLSASSPIGVLLAGVLREQALGHSAEAAIEELQILAQNLWAKLDRYLGGLATIATVAPLLGLFGTVIGMIEIFGSQGGSMGGSVNAASVGATNPQQLAHGISIALYNTAFGLLIAIPALAGWRVLRAVADQRQRECEECTRQLFKKLYPNSH, encoded by the coding sequence ATGTACTCCATCTTACTTGCTGCCGGCTGGCCGATTTGGCCTCTTCTTGCGATCTCGATACTTGGCTTAGCCATCCTTATTGAACGTGCTTGGTATTTACGTAAGAAACACATCATCCGTAAAGAAACGATTGAGCTGGCATTTAATGCAAATGCTAGGGATGCCACCAATAGCGAGTTCTTGAGCGATCTCAGTGCCTCCTCGCCCATTGGCGTCCTGCTTGCAGGTGTATTGCGCGAGCAAGCCTTGGGGCACTCAGCCGAAGCAGCTATTGAAGAACTCCAAATCCTGGCGCAAAATCTGTGGGCTAAGTTGGATCGCTATCTAGGGGGGTTAGCAACGATTGCGACCGTAGCACCCCTTCTCGGCCTCTTTGGGACGGTAATTGGCATGATTGAGATCTTTGGCAGTCAAGGGGGGTCTATGGGGGGCAGTGTCAATGCCGCGAGTGTCGGCGCAACCAATCCACAGCAATTAGCCCACGGCATCTCGATTGCACTTTACAACACCGCATTTGGTTTATTAATTGCCATTCCTGCGCTAGCCGGTTGGAGAGTATTACGAGCAGTAGCCGATCAACGCCAACGTGAATGCGAAGAATGTACACGTCAGCTCTTTAAAAAGTTGTACCCAAATAGTCATTAA
- a CDS encoding biopolymer transporter ExbD, with amino-acid sequence MSWLQNRSSENARAFGGRLNRSARSFSYAEPEINLIPFIDVLLVILIFLMISTTFTKFQEIAITLPSASGADTVESAREINVAVSSDGRFALNGRVMSRSQLAGALKQMGSGANEQNLRISIDADARAPHQAVMTVLELARDAGLPNVAFSSQAKK; translated from the coding sequence GTGTCCTGGCTACAGAACCGTTCTTCAGAAAATGCTCGCGCTTTCGGCGGTCGGCTAAATCGCTCGGCACGCTCCTTCTCCTATGCTGAACCCGAAATCAATCTCATTCCTTTTATTGATGTCTTGTTAGTGATCTTGATCTTCTTAATGATCTCAACCACCTTTACAAAGTTCCAGGAGATTGCGATTACTCTGCCTAGCGCATCTGGCGCTGATACCGTAGAGTCTGCGCGTGAGATTAATGTGGCAGTCAGTAGCGATGGGCGCTTTGCCCTCAATGGCAGAGTTATGAGCCGCTCACAGCTTGCTGGCGCTCTCAAACAAATGGGCTCTGGTGCTAATGAGCAAAACCTGCGGATCAGTATCGATGCCGATGCGCGCGCACCTCACCAAGCTGTGATGACAGTGCTTGAGCTTGCGCGTGACGCGGGTCTTCCCAACGTTGCCTTTAGTAGTCAAGCCAAGAAATAA
- a CDS encoding YajQ family cyclic di-GMP-binding protein codes for MPSFDAVCEPNVVELKNAIEQANKEISNRFDFKGSDARVEQKETELILFADDDFKLGQVRDVLYGKMAKRNVDVRYLKDEKKETMSGDKRKQTMKLQKGIEQELAKKIVRVVKDSKIKVQASIQGDAVRITGGKRDDLQTTMALLKKEVSEAPLAFNNFRD; via the coding sequence ATGCCCTCATTTGATGCTGTTTGTGAACCCAATGTCGTCGAGTTAAAAAACGCGATTGAGCAAGCCAATAAAGAAATCAGTAATCGCTTTGACTTTAAAGGTTCAGATGCGCGCGTAGAGCAAAAAGAGACCGAGCTCATCTTGTTTGCCGATGATGACTTCAAGTTGGGACAAGTACGTGATGTGCTTTACGGCAAGATGGCTAAGCGCAATGTGGATGTGCGTTATCTCAAGGATGAAAAAAAAGAGACCATGTCGGGTGACAAGCGCAAGCAGACCATGAAATTACAAAAAGGTATCGAGCAAGAGCTAGCCAAAAAAATTGTACGGGTGGTCAAAGACAGCAAGATTAAAGTGCAAGCTAGCATCCAAGGTGATGCCGTACGCATTACTGGCGGCAAGCGCGATGATCTGCAAACTACCATGGCACTTCTCAAAAAAGAAGTGAGTGAAGCGCCGCTAGCGTTCAATAATTTCCGCGACTAA
- the murB gene encoding UDP-N-acetylmuramate dehydrogenase, translating into MNLPSNLLPAYSLSQRNTLGFEVEAEFAIHITEAKQIAETLVYAKDHNMPYQVLGGGSNVVLPSALPGLTLLMDIAGIEIVSEDANGVSLKVGAGVSWHSLVIWTLEHSYPGLENLALIPGTVGAAPIQNIGAYGVEINDYINSVEAFDSQAMQWITLDRAHCQFSYRHSLFKANPLRYIISAVNLYLPKQWQPRISYVDLQHFFAGKENDSITPLAIFEAVCEIRTQKLPDPKQIGNVGSFFQNPIVENSMLAKLKQRHPAIVAYPEDTNHSKLAAGWLIDHCGFKGLRTGNVGVHDKQALVLIHHGGGNANELLQLAERIQKTISEQFEIDLQVEPIIFNA; encoded by the coding sequence ATGAACTTGCCCAGCAATCTACTCCCTGCGTATTCCTTAAGCCAGCGCAATACCTTGGGTTTTGAGGTTGAGGCCGAGTTTGCTATCCACATTACCGAAGCTAAGCAAATCGCCGAGACGCTTGTGTATGCCAAAGATCACAATATGCCCTATCAAGTCTTGGGTGGTGGAAGTAATGTGGTGCTTCCTAGCGCCCTACCTGGTCTCACCCTTCTCATGGATATCGCTGGAATCGAAATAGTCTCTGAGGATGCTAATGGGGTGAGCCTAAAGGTGGGCGCAGGTGTCTCGTGGCATTCGCTGGTGATTTGGACACTTGAGCACTCCTACCCCGGTCTTGAGAACTTAGCCCTCATTCCTGGCACAGTGGGCGCTGCCCCCATTCAAAATATTGGGGCATATGGAGTTGAGATTAACGACTACATCAACTCGGTAGAAGCCTTCGATAGTCAGGCAATGCAGTGGATCACACTAGATCGCGCTCACTGTCAGTTCTCCTATCGTCATAGCCTCTTTAAAGCGAATCCGCTGCGTTATATCATTTCAGCGGTAAACTTGTATTTACCCAAACAATGGCAACCCAGAATTAGCTATGTAGACTTACAGCATTTTTTTGCTGGGAAGGAGAATGACTCCATTACTCCGCTGGCAATATTTGAGGCTGTTTGCGAGATCCGCACTCAAAAGCTACCAGACCCCAAACAGATTGGTAATGTGGGCAGCTTCTTTCAAAATCCAATTGTGGAAAACTCCATGCTTGCCAAACTCAAGCAAAGGCACCCTGCAATCGTCGCCTATCCCGAAGATACAAATCACAGCAAATTAGCAGCAGGGTGGCTGATTGATCATTGTGGCTTTAAGGGGCTGCGCACTGGCAATGTAGGTGTACATGACAAACAAGCCCTAGTCTTAATTCATCACGGCGGTGGTAACGCAAATGAGTTACTGCAATTGGCTGAGCGTATTCAAAAAACGATCAGCGAACAATTTGAGATTGATCTTCAGGTTGAGCCAATCATTTTTAATGCTTGA
- the xseA gene encoding exodeoxyribonuclease VII large subunit, producing MDTSSPLLSVGDLNRAIAESLTERFDAVLVSGEISNFKAYDSGHWYFSLKDEEGQIRCVMFRGRNAQLGFMPQSGDQVEVAASVSMYVPRGDVQLTIHSLRKAGLGGLYEAFLKLKEKLAKAGLFDENRKRPIPSHPKSLAIITSAQAAALKDVLTTLARRAPHIPIFIYPTLVQGPDAPAGIIHALKQANQDRLGEVILLVRGGGSIEDLWAFNDEALAHAIANSSIPVISGVGHETDFTIADFVSDLRAPTPTGAAELATPKREQLLQELRTYQEQLRQKLEQRIEREAQTLDQISLRLGHALPNPERMREQIGQWQQRLVQSAHVYFNNLKHNQAHWLRQLETLNPQRTLERGYAVILDKEKRAARKPNDIKANEDYLVRLADGEVSIQFSVIKH from the coding sequence ATGGATACATCAAGCCCCCTGCTGAGTGTTGGCGATTTAAACCGCGCCATTGCAGAGTCTTTAACCGAGCGTTTTGATGCTGTCTTGGTTAGCGGGGAGATTTCTAACTTCAAGGCTTATGACAGTGGGCATTGGTATTTCTCACTCAAGGACGAAGAAGGGCAGATTCGCTGTGTGATGTTTCGGGGTAGGAACGCCCAGCTTGGATTTATGCCCCAATCTGGTGATCAGGTGGAGGTCGCTGCATCAGTCAGCATGTATGTCCCAAGGGGGGACGTACAGCTTACCATCCATTCTTTACGAAAGGCGGGCTTAGGAGGGCTCTACGAAGCCTTCTTAAAGCTTAAAGAGAAATTAGCGAAAGCAGGGCTCTTTGATGAGAATCGAAAGCGACCCATACCGAGTCATCCTAAATCGTTGGCGATCATTACTTCAGCGCAAGCAGCAGCATTAAAAGATGTGTTGACAACACTCGCTAGGAGAGCGCCCCATATCCCCATCTTCATTTATCCAACCCTAGTGCAAGGACCTGACGCCCCCGCCGGAATCATTCATGCACTCAAGCAAGCCAACCAGGATCGATTGGGCGAGGTCATATTACTCGTTCGTGGTGGCGGATCGATTGAGGATCTCTGGGCCTTTAATGATGAAGCGCTAGCCCATGCCATCGCAAACTCTTCTATACCAGTGATTAGTGGGGTTGGCCACGAAACCGATTTCACCATCGCTGATTTTGTTTCTGATCTAAGAGCACCAACACCGACTGGTGCAGCAGAGCTTGCAACTCCTAAGCGTGAGCAACTATTGCAAGAGTTACGTACATATCAGGAGCAGTTAAGACAAAAGCTGGAGCAACGTATTGAGCGGGAGGCACAAACCCTAGATCAAATCAGTCTGCGCTTAGGGCATGCACTGCCTAACCCTGAGCGTATGCGTGAGCAAATCGGTCAGTGGCAACAGCGCCTCGTGCAAAGTGCCCATGTTTATTTCAATAATCTCAAACACAATCAAGCGCACTGGCTGAGACAGCTCGAAACTCTCAATCCACAGCGAACGCTCGAGAGAGGCTATGCAGTTATTTTGGATAAGGAGAAGAGGGCTGCCAGAAAACCAAATGACATCAAGGCTAACGAGGATTATCTTGTGCGCTTAGCCGACGGGGAAGTAAGTATTCAATTTTCGGTCATCAAGCATTAA